In Cardiocondyla obscurior isolate alpha-2009 linkage group LG07, Cobs3.1, whole genome shotgun sequence, the DNA window ATTCTTTAAGATtagtaactttaaaaaaatctgtatattttgataaatacatCATAAGCATAATAGACGTctgaaagaaaggagaaattaacataataaaaatattaaattttggttatatttaaaaatttccaTGCACATGCATtgcttttacaaaaattatattacttacgaTTCCatatgaaataatatcatatggttgaattttagaaatattagtCACTAACTCTCGCACTTCATTGAGTCTATTATCATCAGTTGTACATTTGAATAGCATTCTTATAGCCAAATAAGCTATTCCAATCTGTGACCAAAGCCCCATTTGATTACCAACACATTCCCAACGATGGCAAGATGAGCGCGCTTCATCCcaacaattaatattgcaatatacACTGTCAACGCACTCTGTACATctgtgtaatttaatatataaatatataaatatatatatatatatatatatatatatatatatatatatatatatatatatatgtatatgtataatgttaaaatatttataaaaaaaaaattttctattcaaCAAAAACCAAATATAAAACTTACGGTACAAGAGTATCACTGCTTGAGCGACAGCAATTGTGACAAATATCAATTTTAGTATGAGTTAATGGGACAAAAGCAAATGCCTTttcaacaaataaaatctgaCCCCTTTTGATATCTCTATTAGCTACGACGTATCTCCCTTTTTCTGGAGCGCATTTTATTTCCACCGCTGTTGATGCAAATCGAAAATTAGGATTTTCCCCATATGTAATTTCAGGAGGTAAAGGAAATTCTGTAACATCTGTGGTAATGTCTGCATTATCTTCCACGCATGACATTTTCGACGTTATATCACTTATTTGTCTCTGTAATCGTTCTAAAAGTTTCAATAATTCGTTATTATGTAAGAAATATAAGAAACATctctacaataaaaattatatttttggtcaaacttaaatatatgtttttgatacttgccttttttttcaatcggCATATTAGACTTTAGTATGCTACGCAATTGTAAAATAGTTTCACCAACCAATCTCCTTTTACCTAACTCCAAATAACAATAAGCTGCACGCAGATACAGCTTGTAGCGTAAACTCTCAGGATATCCTAATTTAATTGCCAGTTTGATATCTTTGATGCAATCCTTGTGTTATCAcataataaacaaataaatttatttaaaattttaaaaactcaaTACTGACATAAAACCAATATTCATAgtctatattaaaaattttttttcttacctgccatttgtttaaataatataaagaagcTGATCTATTTCCAATTGCTATTGACAGCTCTTCACTATTGGAAGGAGCATATAAAGCACTTTTCGTATACAATTCTAGAGATGCAGCATAGTTTTTTGATTGAAATTCCTTATTCCCAGATAACTTAAGAGTTGATGATATTTCCAGGTTTTTCTGTTGTTTCCTTTTATCTTTTGCACTGTAGAGATCTTTCAACCACAAAGGTACAAACTTCCTGTATCCCAATTAATACCATATAACACACTTCAACTTActcttcttaaaataaagaaacatttttacttattctctaaatttagttaaaaaataaacctctaaaaagttttaataacaGATAAGTATGTTACTGAAAAGAGTTAATCAATAGATtacaaaaacaaataaaaaatttgttgcaaaaAAACAAACTCGTGACTTTTCTCTATCGTgtcagaattaaaaattaagaaaacaaaaagaattatttaaacaaatcaAAATCGTGAAAAGCCTTCCTGGGAGACACAAGTTTGTATACAATCGTACTCACATAACCTCCTGATTGCGCAACAAATGAGATATTAACTCCTTTTCACATTTAATGTCTTTAATTTCACTGCTAAGTCGCGAGAAGTTGAACGTGCTGTTCAAGGTTTCAAGGACTTTATCCCACTCCATTTCAATCGGGATGTCCGCAACGTTCATAATCAGACGCCGACGGAAAGGTCTGTAaacgacgaaaaaaatatgatgATCGGTCTCGAGTTCGGAAACGAGATCCCTTGCTTTCGGTGCTATCTGATAGCACTATATCATCACTGACTACTGCTTGCTACTGCTGACCAGAGAACCCAACCAAAGTTTATTCAGACTACTCCGAAATCTTGAAAAGCCCAACTCTAGTATCACGCGCGGTACATTACGCGCACAAATACAGAATCTGATCCGTATGAAGCTAGCGCTTCGACTGCCGTTGGATACTAGAGAAGGATGgacatatttctttatcttatTGTTAGTATTCTAATCTCTCGCGGTAAACCATTTCTAACAGTCATGATGCAAGTATTGGAAAGTTTTACAAGCATTTACAAAagcatttacaaaaatttgtattataagATTGTTGTACAGATGTGACATGTTTCTCTATGAGCATTTTGTAATAtacagttaatattaaaaataaaaaattatattttatatctatttgtaataacaatatttgCAGTGTTATAGAGTATGTTTACTTAAATTAGTATAATCTATACCTAAACAAGTTAAACATACTTCTGATaatgcttctttttcttttttaatttgttctaTTTTAAAGGTGACTCCAAAGAAATCTCGCATGTCCCGTAAAAATTGAATCCTGAAAGTAACATTCAAGTGTAGCAACTTCAAAACAAATGTAATACACCTATTTTTTCGCATTGTCTAATAAGCTTGATACTCACATTGCTCAAGTTAGTGGTCCCATTACAAATACATCGCGAGAgaggttagaaagatcgatgaATTTGCGACGGTTAGCGCCGAAAGCATTTGGTGGGCGGATATTTTcggaactaccaaaatcgatgctgatatatatatatatatatatatatatatatatatatgtcatcatcgattttggtagttccgATAAATTCCGCCTACCAAACACTCCCGGCGCTTCCGTCGCAAATTCATCGATCTTTCGAACCTTTCTCGATAGTGTAGAAGGCTATGCCTGTAATAATACTTACACCTTACGCTTCACATTACGTTCATCAAAgtatatctaataataatacagaGCCAGCCGCCACGAAACTCATTTATACCTCTATATTTTCTTGTAGTATAACTTCTTGTAGTAAAACTCAACGACAAGTTAGACGTcctaaaataatgaaagaaatatcgaCATCaaagaagatttttttttttttttacagctcaGCTTATTGCATATGCTGTCGTTTGATTTATTTGATGTTGCTTTGTAGCATTAGTTAATAAATTCTGCACGTCTTTAATTGAACTCTGAAAAGCCAATATGAATTAGActtaatattaacataaagAAAGCGTTTCTAGAAGCGAGTAAAACAATCGAACGTTTATAAACGTTTATGCTTATAATAAAATGGCATCCGCGTTTCTGAAGGGGACTCGCAAGACGTACAGCTTCGAGGAGCGAAAGATCCTGATATCATTGATAAATAAGCACGAGGTTCTTCAGAACAGGAAATCGGATCCGATCTCCATATACAAACGAAAATCGGCATGGTCGCGCATCGCTGAAGAGTACAACTTGATTGTAGGATCCCAGAGTACACGATCCGCCGTACAGCTTAGACGTTGCTGGGACAATATGAAAGCCTGCAAGCGTAATcgcgaggaaaagaaatttcggTAATTTGCGAAGCAATTGTTTTCGAAACCGATAATGATAAACTAGGTGTTTAGCTAGgctgtaaaaacaaaaaaaattctgaaaaaataatgaatgttTGGgcttataattttctagtGACGATACAAAGCCAGTTAGTCAATCGGTAAAAAATGATAGAGTGAAGAATCAATGCTGGGAAGGTATTTGTGGCCAGAATATGCCTGAAGCACCGATGTCTACTGGGACCATCGGTTTACCACCGAATGTAGTATTCGAGCCAAAGGAATCAGAACCATTCACATTACAAAGTCTCTGTACTGCCAGAACTCAAAATTCAAATTGCCTAAAGAAAGATGTAGACACTCCCGAATATTCGAATTGTAAATATGTTTCCTTTGCATTAAGTATTTGTAGAATAGTAACtcaaaaaagtttattaagtattatttttttttatattgtcagaaataaataaacagtACTTTTtctcagttaaaaaaaagtaataaggaACTTGAAATAACTTACACAGCTGATGAAGAATTAGAGTGGAAAATGGGTAGTGAAAAACGCGACAAAATTGCGGCATCTTTCTATTCGATAAAcgattattgtaaaaaattcatgAAAGGAAACTCGGATTCTCTTGCTATTGATCAGCCAGCGGACAACAGTCTTGAGAAAGTTGTGCGCCAAGCAATTCATGCGAATCCAGAATCAAGTGACATGCACCCTTCAATTTCGCCTTGTGTTCTGCAAGATAACAATCGCAATGAGAAATCTATGCAACAAGAACAGGAGCTGCACGTGTTAGCGCTCTCGGAAGCACAGATGAGGGTCGACATTGCTGCTATGTTGAAAGAAGAGGCGAGGATCAAACTGGAGGAGGCCCGTTACCGCAAGGAAGAGGCCAGGCTCAAAATGCtgttttttacttataaattGGACAGACTTAAAGAtggataaagagaaaaataattgaacgCAAGTATAAAACGTGTTACATACAAATCCACTATGTTCCTTGATTTTTGTTAATgtataacgtataataataaatgcataaCGTATTTGAAAGCAGGCTAAATCAGTTACGCAAGAAATACGAACGCAATTGTATCTCtatataattctaattaatttctcataaatgtaaaattagattattataataaatataaattttctgataattttactcactaattaataattattgcgttATGCGATATTATTTGGCTTGCAATAAACGTTGTGGCTTTCGACATATGTAGTATGAAGAAAATGCATTTCGATGTTTACGTTATTCGTACTATTTGAATGTCTGACTTggtcattttttattaaaaagcacAGAGAAGTCTAAAATAgtatgtgaaaaaaaaaaaagattattgaaTTCTGTAGAAagtatacaattaatttactatGTTATCGTCTTATCGTTAGAATTAAGTGTACCACCACGAATTTtctttcgtcttaaaataattttggttgttaaaatttctatattatataattactatttGCAGTCATTTTGGAATGTCATTGAGAGGAATAATAGACGCTGGAGCACCTTTAGGAAGTATTTCGACATAGCAATATCTTTAGCCTCTTGATAGTTAGTAATAGTGTTACAAACGTAAGTTCTTAATTTAGATAATCCCTTTGATATAATAGAATATAATAGAAGTCGACCTAAATTACTCGGGGCGCATTTAAGGATTATCGATAAATGTTCACCATTGATAAATGCAGTCATTAGAAGAGGGTCTAGCAGTGGATTATTGACTAGTGAcagaattatacatataatatattgcataTGCTGGTTTTTCATTAATCGATTGCTGTAAATCGCTTCCATAtactttcattaaataaataaaatgggGATTACTTTTTGCGCAGCGCAGCTTTCGAGATTTTCctgcaagttttttttttttttttacatgagGTGAAAATTATCGCTGAGAATCGATTTTGCGGTGTTCGAGCAAGGGGTGACCTCGAAAAGTGAGGGATCAGTGTAGATTGGCTCGCTTGGGTCGAAACCGCCGCGTCGATCGGTGGATAATCCTACGGCACCCTCCAGACCGGTAGAAGACCGTGGAGCGAGGCGCTGGCTGATGGCATTGCTCATTGATCTCGAGATTGATCTAATTAAACATTTCCTCCTGTTACGATATCCATCGCGAATTAAAGCTTTATATAtcgattataaataattaatttttttttacatattttttttacgaaactttaaatttaaaaaatgcacaaaattattatttatttaattctttacttACGACGCTTGAAACGGCTTTTGAAGACCCGCCCTCATGAAAGAAAAGTTGTTAACTCGACTGCTGTAAGGATCGTCAGAGTGGCTGCTGCGATTGCAC includes these proteins:
- the LOC139103865 gene encoding SET and MYND domain-containing protein 4, giving the protein MNVADIPIEMEWDKVLETLNSTFNFSRLSSEIKDIKCEKELISHLLRNQEVMKFVPLWLKDLYSAKDKRKQQKNLEISSTLKLSGNKEFQSKNYAASLELYTKSALYAPSNSEELSIAIGNRSASLYYLNKWQDCIKDIKLAIKLGYPESLRYKLYLRAAYCYLELGKRRLVGETILQLRSILKSNMPIEKKERLQRQISDITSKMSCVEDNADITTDVTEFPLPPEITYGENPNFRFASTAVEIKCAPEKGRYVVANRDIKRGQILFVEKAFAFVPLTHTKIDICHNCCRSSSDTLVPCTECVDSVYCNINCWDEARSSCHRWECVGNQMGLWSQIGIAYLAIRMLFKCTTDDNRLNEVRELVTNISKIQPYDIISYGITSIMLMMYLSKYTDFFKVTNLKECLAKLYTDFNCDLATEGDERLYVSSLLLKHILQLICNGHSISKINTIADNNKNKLLIQQQDRVATAIYPSASMMNHSCDPNIINSFLGQILITKAMRDIAAGEEVFNCYGTDFRRMMRRDRQEKLESQYCFKCNCAACTIPEYEDILKKFTALKCPECKGPLSDNCHSSVYCIDCGAVVYENIYGFTLRQAQHYFTKAKTCIQNGKYDEALIQLKECLLLRKDALYKYHEDIALTMDLIAKVYAITGQWLNSISYLEHSMVIIEERYGFYSIEVCNEINKLTDICLQYLQEESNTSSKFYKNVLKKSRRYLNRAQEIIDLFYGPWNEIYREIDVKKKILSSILKNFNV
- the LOC139103839 gene encoding uncharacterized protein, with product MASAFLKGTRKTYSFEERKILISLINKHEVLQNRKSDPISIYKRKSAWSRIAEEYNLIVGSQSTRSAVQLRRCWDNMKACKRNREEKKFRDDTKPVSQSVKNDRVKNQCWEGICGQNMPEAPMSTGTIGLPPNVVFEPKESEPFTLQSLCTARTQNSNCLKKDVDTPEYSNCKYVSFALKWKMGSEKRDKIAASFYSINDYCKKFMKGNSDSLAIDQPADNSLEKVVRQAIHANPESSDMHPSISPCVLQDNNRNEKSMQQEQELHVLALSEAQMRVDIAAMLKEEARIKLEEARYRKEEARLKMLFFTYKLDRLKDG